From the genome of Xiphophorus hellerii strain 12219 chromosome 11, Xiphophorus_hellerii-4.1, whole genome shotgun sequence, one region includes:
- the LOC116728449 gene encoding uncharacterized protein LOC116728449, with protein MLPWVTILLVMMMKRNTASADITNVTRTSGESLKLLPDIRRGRKGIELHFRWTHPRLLLDNQNTRCHHGRCELLEDGSLSFSSVQPEDSGVYTLEVYNQQGYRQHKQVFHLQVEESSQSRMTAIVCSLLLLLILLLFIISFLLWKRRLLRSSISSAAAGERDTQIYMAMHGNHGNKDQEEGEKKEEEPIYVPCYPAVPAEPAENIYV; from the exons ATGTTGCCCTGGGTGACGATCCTgttggtgatgatgatgaagagaaaCA ctgCCTCTGCTGACATTACCAACGTAACTAGAACCAGCGGTGAGAGCCTCAAGCTGTTGCCTGACATTCGAAGGGGGCGTAAGGGGATCGAACTGCATTTCAGGTGGACCCACCCCCGCCTGCTGCTGGACAACCAGAATACCAGGTGTCACCACGGCCGCTGTGAGCTGCTGGAGGATGGGTCGCTGAGCTTCAGCAGTGTCCAGCCAGAGGACTCTGGAGTCTACACCCTGGAGGTCTACAACCAACAGGGGTATAGGCAACACAAGCAGGTGTTCCACCTGCAGGTGGAAG AAAGCAGTCAGTCCAGGATGACTGCCATCGTCTGCTCGCTCCTCCTGCTGCTAATCCTGCTGCTCTTCATCATCTCCTTCCTCCTGTGGAAGAGGAGGCTTCTCAGGTCCAGCATTTCAAGTGCAGCAGCCG GTGAAAGGGACACCCAGATCTACATGGCGATGCatggtaaccatggcaacaaggaccaagaggagggggaaaagaaggaggaagaacCTATTTATG TTCCCTGTTATCCTGCAGTTCCTGCTGAGCCGGCTGAGAACATCTATGTCTGA
- the LOC116728448 gene encoding GTPase IMAP family member 8-like: MYGPSAMEPEPEPDLTIVLLGNSGVGKSASGNTILGRAAFMSRASFSPSSIPVRQEVGRVFGTRVQVVDTAGILEFEEQIRFCCQEVQRTSRAHLFLLVLKLDRFTQEQNRAVEASLRAVGGEGLNRCFLLFTHGDALKDALLREAAPLREAASLRDAALRDFVFRDEQSSLPEVARRFYGRMHLFNNEDGGGQQVQELLDKAGHLLLPAEISSDGTDRVTGSDGPDGSDGFAGSAPLRDRRIVLIGPAGSGKSSAGNTLLGFRRFEPDSDFAEVRSDPERCSAEVGRVQLTVVDSAGLSEEVLTLNRLVMELRNCMYLAEPGPHVLVLVLKIGRLSYGSTQLLRLLTRLLDQNQNLARHAAVLFTHGDALGGRNLTDRVQASSYVSDLLTRCGGRHAVLDNTQYRDQVQVDRFLHLLDQMVQENSGRLLSPADWNRPPDPGQTFWSRLRGSGLLRVLSAVGLVQILLVNNQNYRFCC; this comes from the exons ATGTACG GACCTTCAGCcatggaaccagaaccagaaccggacctgACCATTGTCCTGCTGGGGAACTCTGGCGTGGGGAAGAGCGCGTCGGGGAACACCATCCTAGGCCGCGCGGCGTTCATGTCCCGGGCGTCCTTCAGTCCCAGCAGCATCCctgtcagacaggaagtgggtcGGGTCTTCGGGACGCGGGTCCAGGTCGTGGACACGGCCGGGATCCTGGAGTTCGAGGAACAGATCCGGTTCTGCTGCCAGGAAGTTCAGCGGACCAGCCGGGCCCACCtgttcctgctggttctgaagTTGGACCGCTTCACCCAGGAGCAGAACCGGGCGGTTGAGGCATCCCTCAGGGCAGTCGGGGGGGAAGGCTTGAACCGCTGCTTCCTGCTCTTTACCCATGGAGACGCCCTGAAGGACGCCTTGTTAAGGGAGGCTGCCCCGTTAAGGGAGGCCGCCTCGTTACGAGACGCCGCCCTGAGGGACTTTGTGTTCAGGGACGAGCAGAGCTCGCTACCGGAGGTGGCTCGTAGGTTCTATGGGCGGATGCACCTGTTCAACAATGAGGACGGTGGAGGACAGCAGGTCCAGGAGCTACTGGACAAGGCTGGACACCTGTTGCTACCTGCAG AAATTTCCAGTGACGGGACAGACCGGGTCACAGGTTCTGATGGTCcagatggttctgatggttttgCTGGTTCCGCCCCGCTGAGGGACAGGAGGATCGTCCTGATCGGACCAGCTGGTTCTGGAAAGAGTTCTGCTGGGAACACTCTGCTCGGGTTCCGGCGCTTTGAACCAGACTCGGATTTTGCCGAAGTGCGGTCAGACCCGGAGCGCTGTTCTGCTGAGGTGGGCCGGGTCCAGCTCACTGTGGTGGACTCGGCTGGACTGTCGGAGGAGGTTCTGACCCTAAACCGGCTGGTTATGGAACTGCGGAACTGTATGTACCTGGCGGAACCGGGACCTCACGTACTGGTTCTGGTGCTGAAGATCGGCCGGCTGAGCTACGGTTCCACCCAGCTGCTCCGCCTGCTGACCCGActgctggaccagaaccagaacctggcccGGCATGCTGCAGTTCTGTTCACCCACGGAGACGCCCTGGGGGGGCGGAACCTGACTGACCGGGTCCAGGCCAGCAGCTACGTGTCGGACCTTCTGACCCGCTGCGGCGGCAGGCACGCAGTTCTGGATAACACTCAGTACCGGGACCAGGTCCAGGTGGACCGGTTCCTACACCTGCTGGACCAGATGGTCCAAGAGAACTCGGGCCGGCTCTTGAGCCCAGCTGACTGGAACCGGCCACCAGATCCGGGTCAGACGTTCTGGAGCAGACTGAGAGGATCGGGTCTGCTCAGGGTTCTGTCTGCAGTCGGGTTGGTCCAGATTTTGCTGGTCAATAACCAGAACTATCGGTTCTGCTGCTGA